Genomic DNA from Magnolia sinica isolate HGM2019 chromosome 4, MsV1, whole genome shotgun sequence:
TTGAAAATACAGGAAAATGCATCAACGCTTGCAATACTAACTCAAGTTTTTCACCAAGTCAGTTGCATTCTTTGCCGTTTCTATTCCAGACCAAATGAATTACACCAAGAACAATTTCATCTTCCACGTGGATCAAGACATTTCAGAGCAGCAAAGTATTTTCTAAGTATTACATAAAGGCCAGTCAAGATCAGTATTTCAAACTAATCTAGTTTACAAGCAGAAGGTGGGGACGCATATTCCAAACAATCTGAAGTCACTAACAAATGAAAATACGagggagaaaagaaaggaaagcatTCCTCATCTCCTCCACTCATCTTGGACCATAATATCTTTAAGTCTAACATCTTATAATTATTTGACATACAAATACATGATTAGAAAGATCCCTGAAGAAAAgctcaaatgaaaaaaataaaataaaaaattataagcaGACGAGATTCAAAGATGCTCACCGTGATTCAGATGATAGCCGCAGGTATTCAGATTCACTGTTTTCCACGGGCAGACAcatatttcattgcccacctagaaaattgagtgaggctaaaGAAAGCCTGCAAGATTGCACGACCATTCACAATCCCCTCCTTTAAGGTCCTCACCGTTCTAGCCATTACCGGTTCCACCATCTCGGTCTTCAGAGTGGCTTTCTCCTGCACCAGCGCTATTCAAGTGACGATGAAGTAAAACCCACTACTCAATACCCATCACAACTCCATAATTATGTATGAGGAATCCAAGATAGTCAACTGACCTGCTGGAGCCATATTCGTCAGACGACGTAGTCTGTCCTCGGCCATGCGAACTGCTCGGGTGGAGTTTCTAACACCTTGTGTTATCTCCTGGCTACACGGAAATCAAGCGGGTCATGTGATAAACccatgaaaaatgagaaatcAGGACAGAGCAGTGAAAAGGTGGTGTTTGATACACACCCCAAGTCACTCAGTTCCATGGTGAGGTCACTGATCTCCATGCCAGATAACCTGACAGCAGCCATTGTGTCAGGAAGCTCTTCTCTTGTAACATCTAGCAGCTTTTCTAGAGACTCGGCCGCTTTCTTGAAAGCCTTTTATCATTTTTTCAAAAAGTTCATACGAGAGGGAAAGAGAATCAAAATTTCCAtaaaatgttcaaaaaaaaaaagatggaaaaaaaaaatcaaaatttccataAGACTGCATTTGTATGCACTATTGAATATAATTGCAATAACAAGTTATATTATTAGAAAATTGCAATTCATATGAGTGGTcgtcgtttggatgcttgtaaaattTTAAGTTAACACTTCATACCTGCAAAGAGTTTCACTGGTAAATTGTTTACATTCTATCATGTTTGGCTTTTAAGATAAACAGTTTTCTACATTTGGCTAACTTGTACAGAGTTTAACAAGTAAAAAGTGGG
This window encodes:
- the LOC131242176 gene encoding uncharacterized protein LOC131242176 isoform X2 gives rise to the protein MLSGIKLQASTPPKPSSPSLFRYNNNHNRVSLWKKASTLEPSASRTLSAVPFPTAATTITNDASPSSLTYSVGSPPSVPITQWNLNHRHIHLLNAIACAAFKKAAESLEKLLDVTREELPDTMAAVRLSGMEISDLTMELSDLGQEITQGVRNSTRAVRMAEDRLRRLTNMAPAALVQEKATLKTEMVEPVMARTVRTLKEGIVNGRAILQAFFSLTQFSRWAMKYVSARGKQ
- the LOC131242176 gene encoding uncharacterized protein LOC131242176 isoform X1, coding for MLSGIKLQASTPPKPSSPSLFRYNNNHNRVSLWKKASTLEPSASRTLSAVPFPTAATTITNDASPSSLTYSVGSPPSVPITQWNLNHRHIHLLNAIACATAISATWLFFSAIPALLAFKKAAESLEKLLDVTREELPDTMAAVRLSGMEISDLTMELSDLGQEITQGVRNSTRAVRMAEDRLRRLTNMAPAALVQEKATLKTEMVEPVMARTVRTLKEGIVNGRAILQAFFSLTQFSRWAMKYVSARGKQ